One Lagopus muta isolate bLagMut1 chromosome 10, bLagMut1 primary, whole genome shotgun sequence DNA segment encodes these proteins:
- the BLM gene encoding Bloom syndrome protein isoform X2 — MAAVPQNNLREQLRLHSARGALSKVPPARSRPAAFTFRRTHSPAAGPAALRDKDVNTSLRPGGVARLKDLRAGPPGARLAPPGPAGSSVPALGAPSGSLSVSSSSSGPAASTGDEWDDMDDFDLSGFEKFSRPAVPIPKGPRTPQGPAVCVSKARGDAGPQEHGAEVRCSQGSSRGSVISLGDAGAAAVLSSSGVEEARAATNDGSGESQKPSNGEQSGRLEQGDVGNELLAAMELEEDDYLDVVPPSPEEEPPSFSPSVRSVSNIFKESPTGGRSAVNGTEPELMAPKQPAAEEDSSAELADGGLHLEQRLYSVMEEICKLVDAIPLHELMSVSCAKELLQQRELRRKLLADSVALNTSSMNGPASWKACVQQDPSSRPVRNQTLDNSDTSHALKETDQDVICLEDAALPSPKVNGKGSASLSRPSEASFNGSWCEKPAGRGSGNWCVPTRPTASPALKAQHAAPAGAPASGCSGANDADLDLDHFDIDAFDEGWDDAVAPEAPPAACWQPLKEGSAPLSCRLLAAAAGSAPGPRPTAPTSGCGVTAKSGSEPLVHNPAHERFRGMKFSHSEEMLKIFHRKFGLHSFRTNQLEAINAALLGEDCFILMPTGGGKSLCYQLPACVSAGVTVVISPLRSLIIDQVQKLKTLDIAATYLTGDITDADASKIYMQLSKKDPVIKLLYVTPEKVCASNRLLSALENLYNRKLLARFVIDEAHCVSQWGHDFRKDYKRLNMLRKKFHAVPMMALTATANPRVQKDIQNQLEMLKPQVFTMSFNRHNLKYDVLPKKPKKVAMDCLEWIKKYHPHDSGIIYCLSRHECDTTAAMLQKEGLAALAYHAGLTDSNRDLVQKKWVNQEGCQVICATIAFGMGIDKPDVRYVIHASLPKSIEGYYQESGRAGRDGEMSHCLLFYSYSDVTRLRRLILMEKDGNSQTRQTHFNNLYSMVHYCENVVDCRRIQLLAYFGETDFNPNFCKDHPEVICDNCSRKKDYKSRNVTDEVKSIIRFVQQHCGQMGGINGNRNTGSGRYTLNMMVDIFLGAKSAKIQSGIFGKGAAYSRHNVERLFRKLVLDKILDEDLYITANDQAVAYVVLGEKAQAVLNGLLQVEFHETENASAIRKQRASVTKMSQREEMVKKCLGELTDTCKTLGKIFDVHYFNIFSTSTLKKIAETLSSDAEVLLQIDGVTEDKLEKYGAEIMKVMDKYSEWTTPEDAACGSADVAPGSAGTAGSEEEAEDNVVTSSYFGGNANQRRKRKRLPNFAESKRKKTSGAGSQQFYSRGAKCRRTRRAPGSRAAAPAHSSAGRGARTQLGIMAPPRPNSRHFLQPSYAVLQ, encoded by the exons ATGGCGGCGGTACCGCAGAACAACCTGCGGGAGCAGCTGCGGCTGCACTCGGCCCGCGGCGCCCTCAGCAAAGTGCCGCCTGCGCGCAGCCGGCCCGC GGCCTTCACCTTCCGCAGGACGCACAGCCCGGCCGCCGGGCCCGCGGCGCTGCGTGACAAGGACGTGAACACCTCGCTGCGCCCCGGGGGCGTCGCCAGGCTCAAGGATCTCCGTGCGGGGCCGCCCGGTGCCCGCCTGGCGCCGCCGGGACCCGCGGGGAGCTCCGTGCCCGCCCTCGGGGCCCCGTCCGGCTCCCTGTCCGTGTCCTCGTCCTCGTCGGGCCCCGCTGCCTCCACGGGCGATGAGTGGGACGACATGGACGACTTCGACCTGTCGGGCTTCGAGAAGTTCTCCAGGCCGGCCGTGCCGATCCCGAAGGGCCCAAGGACTCCTCAGGGGCCCGCTGTGTGTGTCAGTAAGGCGCGGGGTGATGCGGGGCCCCAGGAGCACGGGGCCGAGGTGCGCTGCTCACAGGGCTCCTCACGGGGCTCTGTCATCTCTCTGGGCgatgctggagctgctgctgtgctttcgAGCAGTGGGGTGGAGGAGGCTCGTGCAG CTACGAACGATGGAAGTGGCGAAAGCCAGAAGCCCAGTAATGGTGAGCAAAGCGGCCGGCTGGAACAGGGTGATGTTGGCaatgagctgctggcagccatggagctggaggaggatgATTACCTGGATGTAGTTCCACCCTCTCCAGAGGAAGAGCCGCCTTCCTTCTCCCCATCTGTAAGAAGTGTGAG taatattttcaaagaatcCCCTACTGGAGGAAGATCAGCAGTTAACGGCACGGAGCCTGAGCTGATGGCACcaaagcagcctgctgctgaggAGGACTCGAGTGCAGAGCTTGCAG ATGGAGGCTTGCATTTGGAACAGCGACTCTACAGCGTCATGGAAGAGATCTGTAAGCTGGTGGATGCCATCCCACTTCATGAGCTCATGTCTGTCTCATGTGCAAAAGAACTGCTTCAGCAGAGAGAGCTCCG GAGAAAATTGTTAGCTGATTCCGTTGCTTTGAACACAAGTAGCATGAATGGTCCTGCAAGTTGGAAGGCGTGTGTGCAGCAAGACCCTTCCTCCCGTCCTG TAAGGAACCAAACGCTTGATAACTCGGACACTTCTCATGCTTTGAAGGAAACCGACCAGGATGTCATCTGCCTAGAAGATGCAGCACTTCCTTCCCCCAAGGTGAACGGCAAAGGCAGCGCCTCTCTCAGCCGTCCCTCGGAGGCGTCATTCAATGGCAGCTGGTGTGAGAAACCTGCAGGGAGAGGCAGTGGGAACTGGTGTGTGCCCACGAGGCCCACTGCAAGCCCTGCTCTGAAAGCCCAGCACGCAGCCCCTGCTGGCGCTCCTGCGTCGGGCTGCTCAGGTGCCAACGATGCAGACCTCGATCTCGACCACTTTGATATCGATGCCTTTGATGAGGGCTGGGACGATGCTGTGGCACCCGAAGCGCCGCCTGCGGCCTGCTGGCAGCCGCTGAAGGAGGGCTCTGCCCctctgagctgcaggctgctcgCTGCGGCCGCTGGCTCTGCTCCGGGCCCACGGCCCACTGCTCCCACGTCAGGATGTGGGGTCACAGCAAAGAGCGGCTCAG AGCCACTGGTTCACAACCCCGCACACGAACGTTTCAGGGGGATGAAATTTTCCCATTCtgaagaaatgttgaaaatatttcacaggaAGTTTGGTTTGCACTCTTTCCGGACAAATCAGCTGGAGGCCATcaatgctgctctgctgggagaggATTGTTTCATCTTAATGCCCACTG GTGGTGGTAAAAGTTTGTGCTACCAGTTACCAGCGTGTGTCTCTGCTGGGGTCACTGTTGTCATCTCTCCCCTGAGGTCGCTGATAATAGACCAAGTTCAGAAGCTGAAAACTTTAGAT ATTGCTGCAACGTACCTGACTGGTGATATAACAGATGCTGATGCTTCAAAAATATACATGCAGCTGTCCAAAAAAGATCCTGTAATAAAGCTTCTGTATGTTACCCCTGAGAAG GTCTGTGCGAGCAACCGACTGCTGTCAGCCCTGGAAAACCTCTACAACCGGAAGCTCCTGGCGCGTTTTGTCATCGACGAGGCTCACTGTGTCAGCCAG TGGGGCCATGATTTCCGCAAAGACTACAAACGGCTGAACATGCTCCGCAAGAAGTTTCACGCCGTCCCTATGATGGCTCTCACTGCCACTGCTAACCCAAGGGTGCAGAAGGATATTCAGAATCAGCTTGAGATGCTAAAGCCACAAGT gtTTACAATGAGCTTCAACAGGCATAACCTGAAATATGATGTACTGCCCAAGAAGCCAAAGAAGGTGGCAATGGATTGCTTGGAGTGGATCAAAAAATACCATCCAC ATGACTCTGGGATAATTTATTGCCTCTCCCGTCACGAATGTGACACAACAGCAGCcatgctgcagaaggaaggcCTTGCTGCACTTGCCTATCATGCTGGCCTCACTGACTCCAACAGAGATCTTGTGCAGAAGAAGTGGGTTAATCAAGAAGGATGCCAG GTTATATGTGCAACCATTGCCTTTGGGATGGGAATAGATAAACCTGACGTCCGCTACGTCATCCATGCTTCCCTTCCAAAATCTATAGAAGGCTACTATCAGGAGTCAGGCAGGGCTGGGCGGGATGGTGAGATGTCCCACTGCCTGCTCTTCTACAGCTACAGCGATGTCACCAGGCTCAGGAGGCTCATTCTGA tggaGAAGGATGGAAACAGTCAGACGAGGCAGACCCACTTCAACAACCTGTACAGCATGGTGCACTACTGCGAGAACGTCGTCGACTGCCGCAGAATTCAGCTTCTGGCCTACTTTGGGGAGACGGACTTTAATCCTAACTTCTGCAAAGATCACCCAGAAGTTATTTGTGATAACTGCAGTAGAAAGAAG GACTACAAATCAAGAAATGTAACAGATGAAGTGAAAAGCATCATAAGATTTGTACAGCAACACTGTGGACAAATGGGAGGAATAAATGGGAATAGAAATACAGGCTCTGGGAGATACACGTTGAATATGATGGTAGACATTTTCTTGG GAGCAAAGAGCGCCAAGATCCAGTCTGGAATATTTGGGAAGGGCGCTGCCTACTCACGGCACAACGTTGAAAGGCTGTTCAGGAAGCTGGTCTTGGACAAGATCCTGGATGAAGACCTGTACATCACTGCTAATGACCAAGCTGTGGCCTACGtagttctaggagaaaaagcgCAGGCGGTGCTGAACGGGTTGCTGCAG GTGGAATTTCATGAAACGGAAAATGCCAGCGCCATTAGAAAGCAAAGGGCTTCTGTGACAAAAATGTCACAGCGGGAAGAGATGGTCAAAAAATGCCTGGGGGAGCTTACAGACACCTGCAAAACTCTCGGCAAAATCTTTGATGTCCACTACTTCAATATTTTCAGTACTTCAACTCTAAAGAAAATAGCAG AAACCTTGTCTTCTGATGCGGAGGTTTTGCTGCAGATCGATGGTGTCACAGAAGATAAACTGGAGAAATATGGTGCAGAAATCATGAAGGTGATGGACAAGTACTCTGAATGGACGACGCCAG AAGATGCTGCCTGCGGGAGTGCTGATGTGGCTCCGGGgagcgctggcacagctgggagtgaggaggaagcagaagaCAACGTTGTGACCTCGAGCTATTTCGGTGGCAATGCAAaccagaggaggaagaggaaaaggctgCCCAACTTCGCAGAGTCCAAGAGGAAAAAGACGAGCGGCGCTGGCAGCCAGCAGTTTTATTCCAGAGG GGCCAAATGCAGGCGGACACGAAGGGCGCCCGGCTCGAGGGCCGCAGCtcctgcacacagctcagcagggcGTGGGGCCAGGACACAGCTGGGCATCATGGCACCTCCCAGACCCAACAGCAGGCACTTCCTGCAGCCCTCCTACGCCGTGCTGCAGTGA
- the BLM gene encoding Bloom syndrome protein isoform X1, which translates to MAAVPQNNLREQLRLHSARGALSKVPPARSRPAAFTFRRTHSPAAGPAALRDKDVNTSLRPGGVARLKDLRAGPPGARLAPPGPAGSSVPALGAPSGSLSVSSSSSGPAASTGDEWDDMDDFDLSGFEKFSRPAVPIPKGPRTPQGPAVCVSKARGDAGPQEHGAEVRCSQGSSRGSVISLGDAGAAAVLSSSGVEEARAATNDGSGESQKPSNGEQSGRLEQGDVGNELLAAMELEEDDYLDVVPPSPEEEPPSFSPSVRSVSNIFKESPTGGRSAVNGTEPELMAPKQPAAEEDSSAELADGGLHLEQRLYSVMEEICKLVDAIPLHELMSVSCAKELLQQRELRRKLLADSVALNTSSMNGPASWKACVQQDPSSRPGTPPCAGPARAVGSVGSTPRSTHLPSVLSRTVNSSGFSTVRNQTLDNSDTSHALKETDQDVICLEDAALPSPKVNGKGSASLSRPSEASFNGSWCEKPAGRGSGNWCVPTRPTASPALKAQHAAPAGAPASGCSGANDADLDLDHFDIDAFDEGWDDAVAPEAPPAACWQPLKEGSAPLSCRLLAAAAGSAPGPRPTAPTSGCGVTAKSGSEPLVHNPAHERFRGMKFSHSEEMLKIFHRKFGLHSFRTNQLEAINAALLGEDCFILMPTGGGKSLCYQLPACVSAGVTVVISPLRSLIIDQVQKLKTLDIAATYLTGDITDADASKIYMQLSKKDPVIKLLYVTPEKVCASNRLLSALENLYNRKLLARFVIDEAHCVSQWGHDFRKDYKRLNMLRKKFHAVPMMALTATANPRVQKDIQNQLEMLKPQVFTMSFNRHNLKYDVLPKKPKKVAMDCLEWIKKYHPHDSGIIYCLSRHECDTTAAMLQKEGLAALAYHAGLTDSNRDLVQKKWVNQEGCQVICATIAFGMGIDKPDVRYVIHASLPKSIEGYYQESGRAGRDGEMSHCLLFYSYSDVTRLRRLILMEKDGNSQTRQTHFNNLYSMVHYCENVVDCRRIQLLAYFGETDFNPNFCKDHPEVICDNCSRKKDYKSRNVTDEVKSIIRFVQQHCGQMGGINGNRNTGSGRYTLNMMVDIFLGAKSAKIQSGIFGKGAAYSRHNVERLFRKLVLDKILDEDLYITANDQAVAYVVLGEKAQAVLNGLLQVEFHETENASAIRKQRASVTKMSQREEMVKKCLGELTDTCKTLGKIFDVHYFNIFSTSTLKKIAETLSSDAEVLLQIDGVTEDKLEKYGAEIMKVMDKYSEWTTPEDAACGSADVAPGSAGTAGSEEEAEDNVVTSSYFGGNANQRRKRKRLPNFAESKRKKTSGAGSQQFYSRGAKCRRTRRAPGSRAAAPAHSSAGRGARTQLGIMAPPRPNSRHFLQPSYAVLQ; encoded by the exons ATGGCGGCGGTACCGCAGAACAACCTGCGGGAGCAGCTGCGGCTGCACTCGGCCCGCGGCGCCCTCAGCAAAGTGCCGCCTGCGCGCAGCCGGCCCGC GGCCTTCACCTTCCGCAGGACGCACAGCCCGGCCGCCGGGCCCGCGGCGCTGCGTGACAAGGACGTGAACACCTCGCTGCGCCCCGGGGGCGTCGCCAGGCTCAAGGATCTCCGTGCGGGGCCGCCCGGTGCCCGCCTGGCGCCGCCGGGACCCGCGGGGAGCTCCGTGCCCGCCCTCGGGGCCCCGTCCGGCTCCCTGTCCGTGTCCTCGTCCTCGTCGGGCCCCGCTGCCTCCACGGGCGATGAGTGGGACGACATGGACGACTTCGACCTGTCGGGCTTCGAGAAGTTCTCCAGGCCGGCCGTGCCGATCCCGAAGGGCCCAAGGACTCCTCAGGGGCCCGCTGTGTGTGTCAGTAAGGCGCGGGGTGATGCGGGGCCCCAGGAGCACGGGGCCGAGGTGCGCTGCTCACAGGGCTCCTCACGGGGCTCTGTCATCTCTCTGGGCgatgctggagctgctgctgtgctttcgAGCAGTGGGGTGGAGGAGGCTCGTGCAG CTACGAACGATGGAAGTGGCGAAAGCCAGAAGCCCAGTAATGGTGAGCAAAGCGGCCGGCTGGAACAGGGTGATGTTGGCaatgagctgctggcagccatggagctggaggaggatgATTACCTGGATGTAGTTCCACCCTCTCCAGAGGAAGAGCCGCCTTCCTTCTCCCCATCTGTAAGAAGTGTGAG taatattttcaaagaatcCCCTACTGGAGGAAGATCAGCAGTTAACGGCACGGAGCCTGAGCTGATGGCACcaaagcagcctgctgctgaggAGGACTCGAGTGCAGAGCTTGCAG ATGGAGGCTTGCATTTGGAACAGCGACTCTACAGCGTCATGGAAGAGATCTGTAAGCTGGTGGATGCCATCCCACTTCATGAGCTCATGTCTGTCTCATGTGCAAAAGAACTGCTTCAGCAGAGAGAGCTCCG GAGAAAATTGTTAGCTGATTCCGTTGCTTTGAACACAAGTAGCATGAATGGTCCTGCAAGTTGGAAGGCGTGTGTGCAGCAAGACCCTTCCTCCCGTCCTGGTACGCCGCCGTGTGCCGGCCCTGCTCGGGCTGTGGGTTCTGTTGGCAGCACACCGAGATCCACGCACCTGCCATCCGTGCTCTCCAGGACTGTTAACTCAAGCGGTTTTTCTACAGTAAGGAACCAAACGCTTGATAACTCGGACACTTCTCATGCTTTGAAGGAAACCGACCAGGATGTCATCTGCCTAGAAGATGCAGCACTTCCTTCCCCCAAGGTGAACGGCAAAGGCAGCGCCTCTCTCAGCCGTCCCTCGGAGGCGTCATTCAATGGCAGCTGGTGTGAGAAACCTGCAGGGAGAGGCAGTGGGAACTGGTGTGTGCCCACGAGGCCCACTGCAAGCCCTGCTCTGAAAGCCCAGCACGCAGCCCCTGCTGGCGCTCCTGCGTCGGGCTGCTCAGGTGCCAACGATGCAGACCTCGATCTCGACCACTTTGATATCGATGCCTTTGATGAGGGCTGGGACGATGCTGTGGCACCCGAAGCGCCGCCTGCGGCCTGCTGGCAGCCGCTGAAGGAGGGCTCTGCCCctctgagctgcaggctgctcgCTGCGGCCGCTGGCTCTGCTCCGGGCCCACGGCCCACTGCTCCCACGTCAGGATGTGGGGTCACAGCAAAGAGCGGCTCAG AGCCACTGGTTCACAACCCCGCACACGAACGTTTCAGGGGGATGAAATTTTCCCATTCtgaagaaatgttgaaaatatttcacaggaAGTTTGGTTTGCACTCTTTCCGGACAAATCAGCTGGAGGCCATcaatgctgctctgctgggagaggATTGTTTCATCTTAATGCCCACTG GTGGTGGTAAAAGTTTGTGCTACCAGTTACCAGCGTGTGTCTCTGCTGGGGTCACTGTTGTCATCTCTCCCCTGAGGTCGCTGATAATAGACCAAGTTCAGAAGCTGAAAACTTTAGAT ATTGCTGCAACGTACCTGACTGGTGATATAACAGATGCTGATGCTTCAAAAATATACATGCAGCTGTCCAAAAAAGATCCTGTAATAAAGCTTCTGTATGTTACCCCTGAGAAG GTCTGTGCGAGCAACCGACTGCTGTCAGCCCTGGAAAACCTCTACAACCGGAAGCTCCTGGCGCGTTTTGTCATCGACGAGGCTCACTGTGTCAGCCAG TGGGGCCATGATTTCCGCAAAGACTACAAACGGCTGAACATGCTCCGCAAGAAGTTTCACGCCGTCCCTATGATGGCTCTCACTGCCACTGCTAACCCAAGGGTGCAGAAGGATATTCAGAATCAGCTTGAGATGCTAAAGCCACAAGT gtTTACAATGAGCTTCAACAGGCATAACCTGAAATATGATGTACTGCCCAAGAAGCCAAAGAAGGTGGCAATGGATTGCTTGGAGTGGATCAAAAAATACCATCCAC ATGACTCTGGGATAATTTATTGCCTCTCCCGTCACGAATGTGACACAACAGCAGCcatgctgcagaaggaaggcCTTGCTGCACTTGCCTATCATGCTGGCCTCACTGACTCCAACAGAGATCTTGTGCAGAAGAAGTGGGTTAATCAAGAAGGATGCCAG GTTATATGTGCAACCATTGCCTTTGGGATGGGAATAGATAAACCTGACGTCCGCTACGTCATCCATGCTTCCCTTCCAAAATCTATAGAAGGCTACTATCAGGAGTCAGGCAGGGCTGGGCGGGATGGTGAGATGTCCCACTGCCTGCTCTTCTACAGCTACAGCGATGTCACCAGGCTCAGGAGGCTCATTCTGA tggaGAAGGATGGAAACAGTCAGACGAGGCAGACCCACTTCAACAACCTGTACAGCATGGTGCACTACTGCGAGAACGTCGTCGACTGCCGCAGAATTCAGCTTCTGGCCTACTTTGGGGAGACGGACTTTAATCCTAACTTCTGCAAAGATCACCCAGAAGTTATTTGTGATAACTGCAGTAGAAAGAAG GACTACAAATCAAGAAATGTAACAGATGAAGTGAAAAGCATCATAAGATTTGTACAGCAACACTGTGGACAAATGGGAGGAATAAATGGGAATAGAAATACAGGCTCTGGGAGATACACGTTGAATATGATGGTAGACATTTTCTTGG GAGCAAAGAGCGCCAAGATCCAGTCTGGAATATTTGGGAAGGGCGCTGCCTACTCACGGCACAACGTTGAAAGGCTGTTCAGGAAGCTGGTCTTGGACAAGATCCTGGATGAAGACCTGTACATCACTGCTAATGACCAAGCTGTGGCCTACGtagttctaggagaaaaagcgCAGGCGGTGCTGAACGGGTTGCTGCAG GTGGAATTTCATGAAACGGAAAATGCCAGCGCCATTAGAAAGCAAAGGGCTTCTGTGACAAAAATGTCACAGCGGGAAGAGATGGTCAAAAAATGCCTGGGGGAGCTTACAGACACCTGCAAAACTCTCGGCAAAATCTTTGATGTCCACTACTTCAATATTTTCAGTACTTCAACTCTAAAGAAAATAGCAG AAACCTTGTCTTCTGATGCGGAGGTTTTGCTGCAGATCGATGGTGTCACAGAAGATAAACTGGAGAAATATGGTGCAGAAATCATGAAGGTGATGGACAAGTACTCTGAATGGACGACGCCAG AAGATGCTGCCTGCGGGAGTGCTGATGTGGCTCCGGGgagcgctggcacagctgggagtgaggaggaagcagaagaCAACGTTGTGACCTCGAGCTATTTCGGTGGCAATGCAAaccagaggaggaagaggaaaaggctgCCCAACTTCGCAGAGTCCAAGAGGAAAAAGACGAGCGGCGCTGGCAGCCAGCAGTTTTATTCCAGAGG GGCCAAATGCAGGCGGACACGAAGGGCGCCCGGCTCGAGGGCCGCAGCtcctgcacacagctcagcagggcGTGGGGCCAGGACACAGCTGGGCATCATGGCACCTCCCAGACCCAACAGCAGGCACTTCCTGCAGCCCTCCTACGCCGTGCTGCAGTGA
- the CTSH gene encoding pro-cathepsin H — MAWLLLLVGAALLAPAAASEVTAEEEQFFKAWMLQHGRRYGAGEYERRLRVFVGNKRHIERHNAGNSSFQMALNQFSDMTFAEFKKLYLWSEPQNCSATKGNFLRSDGPCPGAVDWRKKGNFVTPVKNQGPCGSCWTFSTTGCLESAIAIATGKLLSLAEQQLVDCAQAFNNHGCSGGLPSQAFEYILYNKGLMGEDAYPYRAQNGTCKFQPDKAVAFVKDVINITQYDEAGMVEAVGKHNPVSFAFEVTSDFMHYRKGVYSNPRCEHTPDKVNHAVLAVGYGEEDGLPYWIVKNSWGSLWGMDGYFLIERGKNMCGLAACASYPVPLV; from the exons ATGGCCTGGCTTCTGCTGCTGGTCGGGGCCGCGCTCCTggcgcccgccgccgcctcggAGGTGACCGCTGAAG AGGAGCAGTTCTTCAAGGCCTGGATGCTGCAG CACGGGCGGCGCTACGGGGCGGGCGAATACGAGCGGCGGCTGCGGGTCTTCGTGGGCAACAAACGGCACATCGAGAGGCACAACGCCGGGAACAGCTCCTTCCAGA TGGCTCTGAACCAGTTTTCTGATATGACTTTCGCCGAGTTCAAGAAGCTGTACTTGTGGAGCGAGCCCCAG AACTGCTCGGCCACCAAAGGGAACTTCCTGCGAAGCGATGGGCCGTGCCCGGGGGCCGTGGACTGGAGGAAAAAGGGGAATTTCGTGACGCCGGTGAAGAACCAG GGCCCCTGCGGGAGCTGCTGGACCTTCTCCACCACGGGGTGCCTGGAGTCGGCCATCGCCATCGCCACCGGGAAGCTGCTCTCTCTG GCGGAGCAGCAACTGGTGGACTGTGCGCAGGCATTCAACAACCACGGCTGCAGTGG GGGGCTGCCGAGCCAGGCCTTCGAGTACATCCTGTACAACAAGGGGCTGATGGGCGAGGATGCGTACCCGTACCGGGCACAG AATGGCACCTGCAAGTTCCAGCCAGATAAGGCCGTTGCATTCGTCAAGGATGTCATCAACATCACGCAG TATGATGAGGCCGGTATGGTAGAAGCTGTGGGGAAGCACAACCCAGTGAGCTTTGCGTTTGAGGTGACGAGTGACTTCATGCACTACAGGAAAGGAGTCTATTCCAA cccACGATGTGAGCACACTCCTGACAAAGTGAACCACGCTGTCCTGGCTGTTGGCTATGGAGAAGAAGATGGGCTCCCGTACTGGATTGTTAAGAACTCTTGGGGCTCTCTGTGGGGCATGGATGG gTACTTCCTCATTGAACGGGGCAAGAATATGTGTGGTCTCGCTGCCTGTGCATCTTACCCAGTGCCTCTGGTGTGA